In Nematostella vectensis chromosome 2, jaNemVect1.1, whole genome shotgun sequence, one genomic interval encodes:
- the LOC5521105 gene encoding neurogenic locus Notch protein isoform X48, translated as MATPFLSLAVALLALGYTVVAHRECQHYKVLNTADRASTRSQGNVLKCDQKEILTKAWYRFEGAAGSAMPTSPVPINRCGTHAPGWMEGSHPTVAEGIVTRKVCYHWSGKPCHWNNAIRVRSCGGFYVYELNRPPVCHLRYCGNGVSAPSKPLECRSYKKLDTADRAAGRPRGNVLKCDQKEILTKAWYRFEGAAGSAMPTSLVPINRCGTHAPGWMEGSHPTVAEGIVTRKVCYHWSGKTCHWNNAIRVRNCGGFYVYELNRPPVCHLRYCGNAEFDVNECSKNPCKNGGVCKNEHGGYSCACKAGFTGKNCEQDVNECSVNPCKNGGVCKNEHGGYSCACKAGFTGKNCEQAPSKPLECRSYKKLDTADRAAGRPRGNVLKCDQKEILTKAWYRFEGAAGSAMPTSLVPINRCGTHAPGWMEGSHPTVAEGIVVRKVCYHWSGKTCHWNNAIRVRNCGGFYVYELNRPPVCHLRYCGNAEFDVNECSKNPCKNGGVCKNEHGGYSCACKVGFTGKNCEQDVNECSVNPCKNGGVCKNEHGGYSCACKAGFTGKNCEQDVNECSVNPCKNGGVCKNEHGGYSCACKAGFTGKNCEQDVNECSINPCKNGGVCKNEHGGYSCACKAGFTGKNCEQDVNECSVNPCKNGGVCKNEHGGYSCACKAGFTGKNCEQAPSKPRECRSYKKLDTADRAAGRPRGNVLKCDQKEILTKAWYRFEGAAGSAMPTSLVPINRCGTHAPGWMEGSHPTVAEGIVVRKVCYHWSGKTCHWNNAIRVRNCGGFYVYELNRPPVCHLRYCGNAEFDVNECSINPCKNGGVCKNEHGGYSCACKAGFTGKNCEQDVNECSVNPCKNGGVCKNEHGGYSCACKAGFTGKNCEQAPSKPLECRSYKKLDTADRAAGRPRGNVLKCDQKEILTKAWYRFEGAAGSAMPTSLVPINRCGTHAPGWMEGSHPTVAEGIVTRKVCYHWSGKTCHWNNAIRVRNCGGFYVYELNRPPVCHLRYCGNAEFETCSSKPCKNGGTCREVNGAYSCTCKSGFTGKNCEQDVNECSKNPCKNGGVCKNEHGGYSCACKVGFTGKICEQDVNECSENPCKNGGVCKNEHGGYSCACKAGFTGKNCEQDVNECSENPCKNGGVCKNEHGGYSCACKAGFTGKNCEQDVNECSKNPCQNGGVCKNEHGGYSCACKAGFTGKICEQDVNECNKNPCQNGGVCKNEHGGYSCTCKAGFTGKNCEQDVNECSENPCKNGGVCKNEHGGYSCACKAGFTGKNCEQDVNECSENPCKNGGVCKNEHGGYSCACKAGFMGKNCEQDVNECSKNPCQNGGVCKNEHGGYSCACKAGFTGKNCEQDVNECSKNPCKNDGVCKNEHGGYSCACKAGFTGKNCEQDMNECSKNPCQNGGVCKNKHGGYSCACKAGFTGKNCEQDVNECSKYPCQNGGVCKNEHGGYSCACKAEFTGKNCEQDVNECSKNPCKNGGVCKNEHGGYSCTCKAGFTGKTCEQDVNECSKNPCKNGGVCKNEHGGYSCACKAEFTGKNCEQDVNECSKNPCKNGGVCKNEHGGYSCTCKAGFTGKICEQDVNECSKNPCKNGGVCKNEHGGHSCTCKAGFTGKNCEQDVNECSKNPCKNGGVCKNEHGGYSCTCKAGFTGKNCEQDVNECSTNPCQNGGVCKNEHGGYSCVCKAGFTGKNCEQDVDECAGVNPCHHGGVCSNSHGGYSCKCASGYTGKNCEQDKNECKVNPCLNNGKCINTPGSYKCNCIDEYTGKHCETEPQEPGAPKYKELGCYKDNGNDKNKPRRTIPEMIANFRPQIDWHDMSKTVNECAKHAKEKGYEIFGVQFYGECYSGPTAEIDYERDGKAERGKCWAGVGGPSTNMVYRIE; from the exons ATGGCGACTCCTTTCCTATCGCTAGCAGTTGCACTGCT GGCCTTGGGTTACACGGTTGTTGCACATAGag AGTGTCAGCATTATAAAGTATTAAACACCGCCGACCGTGCGTCAACAAGGTCCCAAGGTAACGTCCTCAAATGTGATCAGAAAGAGATCCTAACCAAGGCCTGGTACCGATTTGAAGGCGCCGCCGGGTCTGCCATGCCTACATCGCCCGTCCCTATCAACAGGTGTGGTACCCACGCTCCGGGCTGGATGGAGGGATCACACCCAACAGTCGCAGAGGGTATTGTCACCCGTAAAGTCTGTTATCACTGGAGTGGTAAACCCTGCCATTGGAACAACGCTATTCGCGTCAGAAGCTGTGGGGGGTTTTACGTGTACGAGCTCAACAGACCGCCTGTTTGTCATCTTCGTTACTGTGGCAACGGAGTATCAG cccCGTCGAAACCACTAG AATGCCGAAGCTACAAAAAGCTCGACACAGCAGACCGTGCAGCTGGGAGACCGAGGGGTAACGTCCTCAAATGTGATCAGAAAGAGATCCTAACCAAGGCCTGGTACCGATTTGAAGGCGCCGCCGGGTCTGCCATGCCTACATCGCTCGTCCCTATCAACAGATGTGGTACCCACGCTCCGGGCTGGATGGAGGGATCACACCCAACAGTTGCAGAGGGTATTGTCACCCGTAAAGTCTGTTATCACTGGAGTGGTAAAACCTGCCATTGGAACAACGCTATTCGCGTCAGAAACTGTGGGGGTTTTTACGTGTACGAGCTCAACAGACCGCCTGTCTGTCATCTTCGTTACTGTGGCAACGCGGAATTTG ATGTGAATGAATGCAGCAAAAATCCGTGCAAAAATGGCGGAGTATGCAAAAACGAACATGGTGGATACTCTTGTGCTTGCAAAGCAGGATTCACGGGCAAAAACTGTGAACAAG ATGTGAATGAATGCAGCGTAAACCCGTGCAAAAATGGCGGAGTATGCAAAAACGAACATGGTGGATACTCTTGTGCTTGCAAAGCAGGATTCACGGGCAAAAACTGTGAACAAG cccCGTCGAAACCACTAG AATGCCGAAGCTACAAAAAGCTCGACACAGCAGACCGTGCCGCTGGGAGACCGAGGGGTAACGTCCTCAAATGTGATCAGAAAGAGATCCTAACCAAGGCCTGGTACCGATTTGAAGGCGCCGCCGGGTCTGCCATGCCTACATCGCTCGTCCCTATCAACAGATGTGGTACCCACGCTCCGGGCTGGATGGAGGGATCACACCCAACAGTTGCAGAGGGTATTGTCGTCCGTAAAGTCTGTTATCACTGGAGTGGTAAAACCTGCCATTGGAACAACGCTATTCGCGTCAGAAACTGTGGGGGTTTTTACGTGTACGAGCTCAACAGACCGCCTGTCTGTCATCTTCGTTACTGTGGCAACGCGGAATTTG ATGTGAATGAATGCAGCAAAAATCCGTGCAAAAATGGCGGAGTATGCAAAAACGAACATGGTGGATACTCTTGTGCTTGCAAAGTAGGATTCACGGGCAAAAACTGTGAACAAG ATGTGAATGAATGCAGCGTAAACCCGTGCAAAAATGGCGGAGTATGCAAAAACGAACATGGTGGATACTCTTGTGCTTGCAAAGCAGGATTCACGGGCAAAAACTGTGAACAAG ATGTGAATGAATGCAGCGTAAACCCGTGCAAAAATGGCGGAGTATGCAAAAACGAACATGGTGGATACTCTTGTGCTTGCAAAGCAGGATTCACGGGCAAAAACTGTGAACAAG ATGTGAATGAATGCAGCATAAACCCGTGCAAAAATGGCGGTGTATGCAAAAACGAACATGGTGGATACTCTTGTGCTTGCAAAGCAGGATTCACGGGCAAAAACTGTGAACAAG ATGTGAATGAATGCAGCGTAAACCCGTGCAAAAATGGCGGAGTATGCAAAAACGAACATGGTGGATACTCTTGTGCTTGCAAAGCAGGATTCACGGGCAAAAACTGTGAACAAG cccCGTCGAAACCACGAG AATGCCGAAGCTACAAAAAGCTCGACACAGCAGACCGTGCCGCTGGGAGACCGAGGGGTAACGTCCTCAAATGTGATCAGAAAGAGATCCTAACCAAGGCCTGGTACCGATTTGAAGGCGCCGCCGGGTCTGCCATGCCTACATCGCTCGTCCCTATCAACAGATGTGGTACCCACGCTCCGGGCTGGATGGAGGGATCACACCCAACAGTTGCAGAGGGTATTGTCGTCCGTAAAGTCTGTTATCACTGGAGTGGTAAAACCTGCCATTGGAACAACGCTATTCGCGTCAGAAACTGTGGGGGGTTTTACGTGTACGAGCTCAACAGACCGCCTGTCTGTCATCTTCGTTACTGTGGCAACGCGGAATTTG ATGTGAATGAATGCAGCATAAACCCGTGCAAAAATGGCGGTGTATGCAAAAACGAACATGGTGGATACTCTTGTGCTTGCAAAGCAGGATTCACGGGCAAAAACTGTGAACAAG ATGTGAATGAATGCAGCGTAAACCCGTGCAAAAATGGCGGAGTATGCAAAAACGAACATGGTGGATACTCTTGTGCTTGCAAAGCAGGATTCACGGGCAAAAACTGTGAACAAG cccCGTCGAAACCACTAG AATGCCGAAGCTACAAAAAGCTCGACACAGCAGACCGTGCAGCTGGGAGACCGAGGGGTAACGTCCTCAAATGTGATCAGAAAGAGATCCTAACCAAGGCCTGGTACCGATTTGAAGGCGCCGCCGGGTCTGCCATGCCTACATCGCTCGTCCCTATCAACAGATGTGGTACCCACGCCCCGGGCTGGATGGAGGGATCACACCCAACAGTTGCAGAGGGTATTGTCACCCGTAAAGTCTGTTATCACTGGAGTGGTAAAACCTGCCATTGGAACAACGCTATTCGCGTCAGAAACTGTGGGGGGTTTTACGTGTACGAGCTCAACAGACCGCCTGTCTGTCATCTTCGTTACTGTGGCAACGCGGAATTTG aaacatgCAGTTCTAAACCGTGTAAGAATGGAGGAACTTGTCGTGAGGTCAATGGAGCATATAGTTGCACGTGCAAGAGTGGATTTACTGGGAAAAACTGCGAACAAG ATGTGAATGAATGCAGCAAAAACCCGTGCAAAAATGGCGGAGTGTGCAAAAACGAACATGGTGGATACTCTTGTGCTTGCAAAGTAGGATTTACGGGCAAAATCTGTGAACAAG ATGTGAACGAATGCAGCGAAAACCCGTGCAAAAATGGCGGAGTGTGCAAAAACGAACATGGTGGATACTCTTGTGCTTGCAAAGCAGGATTCACGGGCAAAAACTGTGAACAAG ATGTAAATGAATGCAGCGAAAACCCGTGCAAAAATGGCGGAGTATGCAAAAACGAACATGGCGGATACTCTTGCGCTTGCAAAGCAGGATTTACGGGCAAAAACTGCGAACAAG ATGTGAATGAATGCAGCAAAAATCCGTGCCAAAATGGCGGAGTATGCAAAAACGAACATGGCGGATACTCTTGCGCTTGCAAAGCAGGATTCACGGGCAAAATCTGCGAACAAG ATGTGAATGAATGCAACAAAAATCCGTGCCAAAATGGCGGAGTATGCAAAAACGAACATGGGGGATACTCTTGCACTTGCAAAGCAGGATTCACGGGCAAAAACTGCGAACAAG ATGTGAACGAATGCAGCGAAAACCCGTGCAAAAATGGCGGAGTGTGCAAAAACGAACATGGTGGATACTCTTGTGCTTGCAAAGCAGGATTCACGGGCAAAAACTGTGAACAAG ATGTGAATGAATGCAGCGAAAACCCGTGCAAAAATGGCGGAGTATGCAAAAACGAACATGGCGGATACTCTTGCGCTTGCAAAGCAGGATTTATGGGCAAAAACTGCGAACAAG ATGTGAATGAATGCAGCAAAAATCCGTGCCAAAATGGCGGAGTATGCAAAAACGAACATGGCGGATACTCTTGCGCTTGCAAAGCAGGATTCACGGGCAAAAACTGTGAACAAG ATGTGAATGAATGTAGCAAAAACCCGTGCAAAAATGACGGAGTATGCAAAAACGAACATGGCGGATACTCTTGCGCTTGCAAAGCAGGATTCACGGGCAAAAACTGCGAACAAG ATATGAATGAATGCAGCAAAAATCCGTGCCAAAATGGCGGAGTATGCAAAAACAAACATGGTGGATACTCTTGCGCTTGCAAAGCAGGATTCACGGGCAAAAACTGCGAACAAG ATGTAAATGAATGCAGCAAATATCCGTGCCAAAATGGCGGGGTATGCAAAAACGAACATGGCGGATACTCTTGCGCTTGCAAAGCAGAATTCACTGGCAAAAACTGCGAACAAG ATGTGAATGAATGCAGCAAAAACCCGTGCAAAAATGGCGGAGTATGCAAAAACGAACATGGGGGATACTCTTGCACTTGCAAAGCAGGATTCACGGGCAAAACCTGCGAACAAG ATGTGAATGAATGCAGCAAAAACCCGTGCAAAAATGGCGGAGTATGCAAAAACGAACATGGCGGATACTCTTGCGCTTGCAAAGCAGAATTCACGGGCAAAAACTGCGAACAAG ATGTGAATGAATGCAGCAAAAACCCGTGCAAAAATGGCGGAGTATGCAAAAACGAACATGGCGGATACTCTTGCACTTGCAAAGCAGGATTTACGGGCAAAATCTGTGAACAAG ATGTGAATGAATGCAGCAAAAACCCGTGCAAAAATGGCGGAGTATGCAAAAACGAACATGGTGGACACTCTTGCACCTGCAAAGCAGGATTTACGGGCAAAAACTGTGAACAAG ATGTAAATGAATGCAGCAAAAACCCGTGCAAAAATGGCGGAGTATGCAAAAACGAACATGGCGGATACTCTTGCACTTGCAAGGCGGGATTTACGGGCAAGAACTGCGAACAAG ATGTGAATGAATGCAGCACAAATCCGTGCCAAAATGGCGGAGTATGCAAAAACGAACATGGCGGATACTCTTGCGTTTGTAAGGCAGGTTTTACGGGAAAAAACTGCGAACAGG ATGTTGACGAATGTGCCGGCGTCAACCCGTGTCATCATGGCGGAGTCTGCTCTAACAGCCATGGAGGATACAGTTGTAAATGCGCGTCCGGGTACACCGGAAAGAACTGCGAACAAG ATAAAAATGAGTGTAAGGTGAATCCATGCTTGAATAATGGCAAGTGTATCAACACTCCGGGAAGCTACAAGTGCAACTGCATCGATGAGTACACCGGGAAACATTGTGAAACGG aACCTCAAGAACCGGGAGCAC CCAAGTACAAGGAGCTTGGATGCTACAAGGACAACGGCAACGACAAAAACAAGCCGAGACGAACTATCCCTGAAATGATTGCAAATTTTAGACCACAAATCGACTGGCATGACATGAGCAAGACTGTTAACGAATGTGCTAAACACGCCAAAGAAAAAGG GTACGAGATTTTCGGAGTTCAATTCTACGGTGAATGCTACAGTGGTCCTACTGCTGAGATAGACTATGAACGAGATGGCAAGGCGGAAAGGGGAAAGTGCTGGGCCGGTGTAGGGGGTCCTAGCACTAACATGGTATACAGGATTGAATAA